The Nocardioides pantholopis genome window below encodes:
- a CDS encoding MerR family transcriptional regulator, with protein sequence MSDSDASRELLTLQELTARVGMSVRNVRFYTTKGLVPPPLRRGRSGYYTADHVARLELVRELQGHGFTLSAIERYVAAIPADATAEDIALHRTMLAPWQADHPVEMSRAELDRRAGRELDESELATLAALRIAVPTTRGRYEVSTSQLGVGIGLLDLGFPTEAAVAAAAVYAEHGRQMATELNELFRTMVWPVYRDAGTSSEKIQEVVERLKPLSIASLVTAYEAAMDETKRERIAERARRAGDADSA encoded by the coding sequence ATGAGCGACAGCGACGCGAGCCGGGAGCTGCTGACGCTGCAGGAGCTGACCGCGCGGGTGGGGATGAGCGTGCGCAACGTGCGCTTCTACACCACCAAGGGCCTGGTCCCGCCACCGCTGCGCCGGGGCCGCTCGGGCTACTACACCGCCGACCATGTGGCCCGCCTGGAGCTGGTGCGCGAGCTCCAGGGCCACGGCTTCACGCTCTCCGCGATCGAGCGGTACGTCGCCGCGATTCCCGCCGACGCGACCGCCGAGGACATCGCGCTGCACCGCACGATGCTGGCGCCCTGGCAGGCCGACCACCCGGTCGAGATGAGCCGCGCCGAGCTGGACCGGCGGGCCGGACGCGAGCTCGACGAGTCCGAGCTGGCCACGCTGGCCGCGCTGCGGATCGCCGTGCCCACCACGCGCGGGCGCTACGAGGTCTCGACCTCCCAGCTCGGCGTCGGCATCGGCCTGCTGGACCTCGGCTTCCCGACCGAGGCGGCGGTCGCCGCCGCCGCTGTGTACGCCGAGCACGGCCGGCAGATGGCCACCGAGCTCAACGAGCTGTTCCGGACCATGGTCTGGCCGGTCTACCGCGACGCCGGCACGTCCTCGGAGAAGATCCAGGAGGTGGTCGAGCGGCTCAAGCCGCTCTCGATCGCCAGCCTGGTGACCGCCTACGAGGCCGCGATGGACGAGACCAAGCGGGAGCGGATCGCCGAGCGCGCCCGCCGCGCCGGGGACGCCGACAGCGCCTGA
- a CDS encoding NAD(P)H-binding protein yields MSEPRTVLVTGATGFVGRRLVPELLDAGHRVRAMTRRPEGYTGPGEAVLGDVHDPPTVAAALEDADVAIYLVHSLDTGDFERRDADAARDFGRAAAAAGVRQIVFLGGLGSDEDDLSPHLRSRREVERVLGEGGVPVTVLRAAIVVGAGGISWEMTRRLVKNLPAMVVPRWAATRTQPIAIDDVVRYLAGVVDNEAARGRVLEIGGADQLSYLEMLQQAAHEMTGRRLPILQAPVGTPVLSSWWIRLVTGVDTTTAANLIESMGNEVVVTDPAIRDLVPGEPLSYAEAVRRALADG; encoded by the coding sequence ATGAGCGAGCCCCGGACGGTACTGGTCACGGGCGCCACCGGCTTCGTCGGGCGCCGGCTGGTGCCCGAGCTGCTCGACGCCGGTCACCGGGTCCGGGCAATGACCCGGCGCCCGGAGGGCTACACCGGCCCGGGCGAGGCCGTCCTCGGCGACGTCCACGACCCGCCCACCGTCGCCGCGGCCCTCGAGGACGCCGACGTCGCGATCTACCTGGTGCACTCGCTCGACACCGGCGACTTCGAGCGTCGCGACGCCGACGCGGCGCGGGACTTCGGGCGGGCGGCGGCCGCCGCCGGCGTACGCCAGATCGTGTTCCTCGGCGGCCTCGGCTCCGACGAGGACGACCTGTCCCCGCACCTGCGGTCGCGCCGCGAGGTGGAGCGGGTGCTCGGCGAGGGCGGCGTCCCGGTGACCGTCCTGCGGGCCGCGATCGTCGTCGGGGCCGGCGGCATCTCCTGGGAGATGACTCGCCGCCTGGTGAAGAACCTGCCGGCGATGGTGGTGCCGCGCTGGGCCGCGACCCGGACCCAGCCGATCGCGATCGACGATGTGGTCCGCTACCTCGCCGGCGTCGTCGACAACGAGGCGGCCCGGGGCCGGGTGCTGGAGATCGGCGGCGCCGACCAGCTGTCCTACCTTGAGATGCTCCAGCAGGCCGCCCACGAGATGACCGGGCGCCGGCTCCCGATCCTGCAGGCCCCCGTCGGCACCCCGGTGCTGTCGTCGTGGTGGATCCGCCTGGTCACCGGGGTCGACACCACCACCGCCGCGAACCTGATCGAGTCGATGGGCAACGAGGTCGTCGTCACCGACCCCGCCATCCGGGACCTGGTCCCCGGCGAGCCGCTGAGCTACGCCGAGGCCGTGCGGCGGGCGCTGGCGGACGGGTAG
- a CDS encoding CPBP family glutamic-type intramembrane protease, translated as MIPARDWLQRSLWHVVPRDHRETASALRRRQLITLGFVLVGALVLGASLRIEPGNPWFYPATFGLAGVWALGAFASGPLHLGRIPYRDAMARPWVTPVLVGAALGGLFVLGGLLVRGVPWLADEVGSVLDYADQGSVPLLVVITLVNGVAEELFFRGAVYAAIPRHPVAWTTLAYAVATLATGNLMLSFAALLLGLVVGLERRASGGVLAPILTHVTWSLIMLLVLPLVFGQSPG; from the coding sequence ATGATCCCGGCGCGCGATTGGCTGCAGCGTTCGCTGTGGCACGTCGTGCCCCGGGACCACCGCGAGACCGCGTCCGCGCTGCGCCGACGCCAGCTGATCACGCTCGGGTTCGTCCTGGTCGGGGCGCTGGTGCTCGGCGCCTCGCTGCGCATCGAGCCCGGCAACCCGTGGTTCTACCCGGCGACCTTCGGGCTGGCCGGGGTCTGGGCGCTGGGCGCCTTCGCCTCCGGGCCGCTGCACCTGGGGCGGATCCCGTACCGCGACGCGATGGCCCGACCGTGGGTGACCCCGGTCCTGGTCGGCGCCGCCCTCGGCGGGCTCTTCGTCCTCGGCGGCCTGCTCGTGCGCGGCGTCCCGTGGCTCGCCGACGAGGTGGGCTCGGTCCTCGACTACGCCGACCAGGGCTCGGTGCCGCTGCTGGTGGTGATCACGCTCGTCAACGGCGTCGCCGAGGAGCTCTTCTTCCGCGGCGCCGTGTACGCCGCGATCCCGCGCCACCCCGTCGCCTGGACCACGCTGGCGTACGCCGTCGCCACGCTGGCGACCGGCAACCTGATGCTCTCGTTCGCGGCGCTGCTGCTCGGCCTGGTCGTCGGCCTCGAGCGCCGCGCCTCCGGCGGCGTCCTCGCCCCGATCCTCACCCACGTGACCTGGTCGCTGATCATGCTGCTGGTGCTGCCGCTGGTCTTCGGCCAGTCGCCCGGCTGA
- a CDS encoding DEAD/DEAH box helicase gives MSSASAVSSSLPTNASFTEAGVPDYLVALLAEGGITTPSPIQAATLPDSLAGRDVLGRGRTGSGKTYAFLLPLVTRLRASGRPTAAKRPRALILAPTRELVGQIQEALAPLAKAAGLTTMTVFGGVGQNPQVQGLRKGVDIVLACPGRLEDLIGQGHCDLGAIEITILDEADHMADLGFLPAVRRILDRTPSEGQRLLFSATLDGAINVLVKRFLHQPVTHEADSAQSPVSTMDHHVLHLGRDQRVPVLVDLTSAPGRTVVFTRTKHGAKALARQLNKSGVPSVELHGNLSQNARTRNMEAFHAGRATTLVATDIAARGIHVDDVSLVVHADPPSEHKAYLHRSGRTARAGAAGTVITLMTDEQVRDVRDLTRAAGIKPTITRVDNSRHPMLAQLAPGERTLVDGGLVIETPDAPAGRSGGGGGGGRGGNGGGGGRNRRRSGSGSGSGASAKSGAPAAKRTDKPAGGRRSGGGTGGSSSAGGSRHTAASFSSGRR, from the coding sequence TTGTCTTCTGCTTCTGCTGTTTCTTCTTCCCTGCCCACGAACGCCTCGTTCACCGAGGCCGGGGTCCCCGACTACCTGGTCGCGCTGCTCGCCGAGGGTGGCATCACCACCCCCTCGCCGATCCAGGCCGCGACGCTGCCTGACTCCCTCGCCGGCCGTGACGTCCTCGGCCGCGGGCGTACCGGATCGGGCAAGACCTACGCGTTCCTGCTGCCGCTGGTGACCCGGCTGCGCGCCTCCGGCCGCCCGACGGCCGCCAAGCGCCCCCGCGCGCTGATCCTCGCGCCGACCCGCGAGCTCGTCGGCCAGATCCAGGAGGCGCTCGCGCCGCTGGCCAAGGCCGCCGGCCTGACCACGATGACCGTCTTCGGCGGCGTGGGCCAGAACCCGCAGGTCCAGGGCCTGCGCAAGGGCGTCGACATCGTCCTGGCCTGCCCCGGCCGCCTCGAGGACCTGATCGGCCAGGGTCACTGCGACCTCGGCGCCATCGAGATCACCATCCTCGACGAGGCCGACCACATGGCCGACCTGGGCTTCCTGCCCGCCGTACGCCGGATCCTGGACCGCACCCCGTCCGAGGGCCAGCGCCTGCTGTTCTCGGCCACGCTCGACGGCGCGATCAATGTGCTGGTCAAGCGCTTCCTGCACCAGCCGGTCACCCACGAGGCGGACTCGGCCCAGTCGCCGGTCTCCACGATGGACCACCACGTCCTGCACCTGGGCCGCGACCAGCGGGTCCCCGTCCTGGTCGACCTGACCAGCGCCCCCGGGCGCACCGTCGTGTTCACCCGGACCAAGCACGGTGCAAAGGCCCTGGCCCGCCAGCTCAACAAGAGCGGCGTGCCGTCGGTCGAGCTGCACGGCAACCTGTCGCAGAACGCCCGCACCCGCAACATGGAGGCGTTCCACGCCGGCCGCGCGACCACGCTGGTCGCCACCGACATCGCCGCCCGCGGCATCCACGTCGACGACGTCTCGCTGGTCGTGCACGCCGACCCGCCGTCGGAGCACAAGGCGTACCTGCACCGCTCGGGCCGTACGGCGCGCGCCGGCGCCGCCGGCACCGTCATCACGCTGATGACCGACGAGCAGGTCCGCGACGTCCGCGACCTGACCCGGGCGGCCGGCATCAAGCCGACCATCACCCGGGTCGACAACTCGCGCCACCCGATGCTGGCCCAGCTCGCCCCCGGCGAGCGCACCCTGGTCGACGGCGGCCTGGTCATCGAGACCCCGGACGCCCCGGCGGGTCGCTCCGGCGGCGGTGGCGGCGGTGGCCGCGGTGGCAACGGTGGCGGTGGCGGCCGCAACCGTCGCCGCTCCGGCTCGGGCTCGGGCAGCGGCGCCAGCGCCAAGTCCGGCGCCCCGGCGGCCAAGCGGACCGACAAGCCCGCCGGCGGCCGTCGCAGTGGCGGCGGCACGGGCGGCTCCAGCAGCGCGGGGGGCTCGCGGCACACCGCCGCGTCGTTCTCCAGCGGTCGCCGCTGA
- a CDS encoding CsbD family protein: protein MGLSDKAKNKAEDLAGKGKESAGRASGDRDLEAEGRADQGEASVKNAGEHVKDAAKDVKKGLTS, encoded by the coding sequence ATGGGACTGAGTGACAAGGCCAAGAACAAGGCCGAGGACCTGGCCGGCAAGGGCAAGGAGTCGGCGGGCCGCGCGAGCGGCGACCGCGACCTCGAGGCCGAGGGTCGCGCCGACCAGGGCGAGGCATCGGTGAAGAACGCCGGCGAGCACGTCAAGGACGCCGCCAAGGACGTCAAGAAGGGGCTGACCTCCTAG
- a CDS encoding flavin-containing monooxygenase, which translates to MSEHVDVLVVGAGLSGIGAACQLREHHPGKSVAVLEARGASGGTWDLFRYPGIRSDSDMFTFGYRWRPWPGDTALADGRLILDYVRTVAAEYGVDRLIRYDHRVTRAGWDSASARWTVEIEGREPITAGLLWACSGYYDYESGHAPQFPGAERFAGEVVRPQHWPADLDHAGKRVVVIGSGATAITLVPALAETAEHVTMLQRSPTYVLSRPGRDPWAVRLGRLPQRLAYPLVRWKNILVATGFYQLARRRPAAVKRLIREQVARQLPDVDVDTHFRPSYDPWDQRLCFVPDGDLFRAMRRGSADVVTDTIETFTETGIRLTSGAELAADLVVTATGLRLLPFGGIELEVDGEPVTLADTMSYKALMLSGVPNFVYTIGYTNASWTLKADLVSDYVVRLLRHLDRRGLRRVVPRRDPNVAERPFMDFQSGYVLRALDRLPKQGDRAPWRLRQNYLTDVRTIRRDRIDDGVLDFA; encoded by the coding sequence ATGAGCGAGCACGTCGACGTCCTGGTCGTCGGCGCCGGCCTCTCCGGGATCGGCGCCGCCTGCCAGCTGCGCGAGCACCACCCCGGCAAGTCGGTAGCTGTCCTGGAGGCCCGCGGCGCCAGCGGCGGCACCTGGGACCTGTTCCGCTATCCCGGCATCCGCTCGGACTCCGACATGTTCACGTTCGGCTACCGGTGGCGGCCCTGGCCCGGCGACACCGCGCTCGCCGACGGCCGGCTGATCCTGGACTACGTCCGGACCGTCGCGGCGGAGTACGGCGTGGACCGGCTGATCCGCTACGACCACCGGGTCACCCGCGCCGGCTGGGACTCGGCGAGCGCGCGCTGGACAGTGGAGATCGAGGGCCGCGAGCCGATCACCGCGGGCCTGCTGTGGGCGTGCTCGGGCTACTACGACTACGAGAGCGGGCACGCGCCCCAGTTCCCCGGCGCCGAGCGGTTCGCCGGCGAGGTCGTGCGCCCCCAGCACTGGCCCGCGGACCTCGACCACGCCGGCAAGCGGGTGGTGGTCATCGGCAGCGGGGCCACCGCGATCACGCTGGTCCCGGCGCTGGCCGAGACCGCCGAGCACGTCACGATGCTGCAGCGCTCGCCGACGTATGTGCTCTCCCGCCCCGGCCGGGACCCGTGGGCGGTCCGGCTGGGCCGGCTGCCGCAGCGGCTGGCGTACCCGCTGGTGCGGTGGAAGAACATCCTGGTCGCCACCGGCTTCTACCAGCTCGCCCGCCGGCGCCCGGCGGCCGTCAAGCGGCTGATCCGCGAGCAGGTCGCCCGCCAGCTCCCGGACGTCGACGTGGACACGCACTTCCGGCCCTCGTACGACCCGTGGGACCAGCGGCTGTGCTTCGTGCCCGACGGCGACCTGTTCCGAGCGATGCGCCGCGGGAGCGCCGACGTGGTCACCGACACCATCGAGACCTTCACCGAGACCGGCATCCGGCTCACCTCCGGCGCCGAGCTGGCCGCCGACCTGGTCGTGACCGCGACCGGGCTGCGGCTGCTGCCGTTCGGCGGGATCGAGCTCGAGGTCGACGGCGAGCCGGTCACGCTGGCGGACACGATGTCCTACAAGGCGCTGATGCTCAGCGGGGTGCCGAACTTCGTCTACACGATCGGCTACACCAACGCGTCCTGGACGCTCAAGGCCGACCTCGTCAGCGACTACGTCGTCCGGCTGCTGCGCCACCTCGACCGGCGCGGCCTGCGCCGCGTCGTCCCGCGCCGCGACCCGAACGTGGCCGAGCGGCCGTTCATGGACTTCCAGTCCGGCTACGTGCTGCGCGCGCTGGACCGCCTGCCCAAGCAGGGCGACCGGGCGCCGTGGCGGCTGCGGCAGAACTACCTCACCGACGTCCGCACGATCCGGCGCGACCGGATCGACGACGGCGTGCTCGACTTCGCCTGA
- a CDS encoding glutamine amidotransferase, translating to MLPFLFLGTRAEDLAADGEYDAVLRFSGLRERDLRRVRLERAELGPVDLAHWSGIVLGGGPFNVSDPDEAKTPVQRRVEAELRGLAEQVVGADFPFLGACYGIGTLGGLRGGAVDTTYAEPIGAVEVTLTEAGAADPLTGVLPRDFAAFLGHKEAVRRMPEGAVLLASSPTCPVQAFRLGSRVYATQFHPELDIEGLCTRIDVYRHYGYFDPAGADELIAAARAAVVNEPPRLLARFVELFAR from the coding sequence GTGCTGCCCTTCCTCTTCCTCGGCACCCGCGCGGAGGACCTCGCCGCGGACGGCGAGTACGACGCGGTCCTGCGCTTCAGCGGCCTGCGCGAGCGCGACCTGCGCCGGGTCCGGCTCGAGCGCGCGGAGCTGGGTCCGGTGGACCTGGCGCACTGGTCCGGGATCGTCCTCGGTGGCGGCCCGTTCAACGTCAGCGACCCCGACGAGGCCAAGACCCCGGTGCAGCGCCGCGTGGAGGCCGAGCTGCGGGGCCTGGCCGAGCAGGTGGTCGGCGCGGACTTCCCGTTCCTGGGCGCCTGCTACGGCATCGGCACGCTCGGCGGGCTGCGCGGCGGCGCGGTCGACACGACGTACGCCGAGCCGATCGGCGCCGTCGAGGTCACGCTCACCGAGGCTGGGGCGGCCGACCCGCTGACCGGCGTGCTGCCGCGGGACTTCGCGGCGTTCCTCGGCCACAAGGAGGCGGTACGCCGGATGCCGGAGGGCGCGGTGCTGCTGGCCTCCTCGCCCACCTGCCCGGTCCAGGCGTTCCGACTGGGCAGCCGCGTCTACGCCACCCAGTTCCATCCGGAGCTCGACATCGAGGGGCTGTGCACCCGCATCGACGTCTACCGCCACTACGGGTACTTCGACCCGGCCGGTGCCGATGAGCTGATCGCCGCGGCCCGGGCGGCGGTGGTCAACGAGCCGCCCCGGCTGCTGGCCCGCTTCGTCGAGCTGTTCGCCCGCTGA
- a CDS encoding CaiB/BaiF CoA transferase family protein: MTYELGQGTGPLRGVKVVEIAGIGPAPHACMILADLGADVIRIERPGGSPYAGGRGDLLNRGRPSVALDLKNPEAAATVLALVESADVLVEGLRPGVTERLGLGPDECREVNPRLVYARMTGWGQDGPLAHAAGHDLNYIAITGALHGLGQDSSRPHFPSNLLGDFGGGSTYLVIGILAALLEARLSGEGQVVDAAIVDGTAHLNAMATAFLGAGTLREERAVNMLDGGMPFYDLYETADGRHMSVGALEPQFFAAFVRLLGIEDRAPGQFELERHGELRTLIAETFRTRTQAEWVEVFEGTDACVAGVLPISEAVDHPHLRARQVFTTRDGLVQPQPAPRFSRTEATLGTPPAEAGEHTRDALSAWGVDDVDGLLARGAAVQA; the protein is encoded by the coding sequence ATGACGTACGAGCTGGGCCAGGGCACGGGTCCGCTGCGCGGCGTGAAGGTCGTCGAGATCGCCGGGATCGGCCCGGCCCCGCACGCGTGCATGATCCTCGCCGACCTCGGCGCCGACGTGATCCGCATCGAGCGGCCCGGCGGCTCGCCGTACGCCGGCGGCCGGGGGGACCTGCTCAACCGTGGCCGCCCGAGCGTGGCCCTGGACCTGAAGAACCCCGAGGCCGCCGCGACCGTCCTGGCCCTGGTCGAGAGCGCCGACGTCCTGGTCGAGGGGCTGCGCCCCGGGGTCACCGAGCGGCTCGGCCTCGGCCCGGACGAGTGCCGCGAGGTCAACCCGCGGCTGGTCTACGCCCGGATGACCGGCTGGGGCCAGGACGGCCCGCTGGCGCACGCGGCCGGGCACGACCTGAACTACATCGCGATCACCGGCGCGCTCCACGGCCTCGGCCAGGACTCGAGCCGCCCGCACTTCCCCAGCAACCTGCTCGGCGACTTCGGGGGCGGCTCGACGTACCTCGTCATCGGCATCCTCGCTGCCCTCCTCGAGGCCCGGCTCAGCGGCGAGGGGCAGGTCGTCGACGCCGCGATCGTCGACGGGACGGCGCACCTGAACGCGATGGCGACGGCGTTCCTCGGCGCCGGGACCCTGCGCGAGGAGCGGGCCGTGAACATGCTCGACGGCGGCATGCCGTTCTACGACCTCTACGAGACCGCCGACGGCCGGCACATGTCGGTCGGCGCCCTGGAGCCCCAGTTCTTCGCGGCCTTCGTGCGGCTGCTCGGCATCGAGGACCGCGCCCCCGGGCAGTTCGAGCTCGAGCGCCACGGGGAGCTGCGCACGCTGATCGCCGAGACGTTCCGGACCCGCACCCAGGCCGAGTGGGTCGAGGTCTTCGAGGGCACCGACGCCTGCGTCGCCGGCGTCCTCCCGATCAGCGAGGCCGTGGACCACCCGCACCTGAGGGCGCGGCAGGTGTTCACCACCCGCGACGGGCTGGTCCAGCCGCAGCCGGCGCCCCGGTTCTCCCGCACCGAGGCGACGCTCGGGACGCCTCCCGCCGAGGCCGGCGAGCACACCCGCGACGCGCTGTCCGCCTGGGGCGTCGACGACGTCGACGGGCTGCTCGCGCGCGGGGCCGCCGTCCAGGCCTGA
- a CDS encoding amino acid ABC transporter ATP-binding protein, with protein MSAAPLLEVTGLRKCYGERVVLDDVSLAVQPHDVVCLIGSSGSGKSTLLRCLNLLEDIDDGVIRLDGEEISDPRIDPRSVRQRIGMVFQAYNLFPHLSVLDNCTLAPQRVHGVPRRAAEEQALALLDRFGLADQARKHPDRLSGGQQQRVALVRALCTGPELLLLDEITAALDPELVGEVLEIVRAEAVAGTTMVVATHEMGFAREVATTVCFLHQGRILEQGPPEQIFTDPREERTRQFLRRVL; from the coding sequence GTGAGCGCCGCCCCGCTGCTCGAGGTCACCGGGCTGCGCAAGTGCTACGGCGAGCGGGTCGTGCTCGACGACGTGTCGCTGGCGGTGCAGCCCCACGACGTGGTGTGCCTGATCGGGTCCTCGGGGTCCGGCAAGTCGACGCTGCTGCGCTGCCTGAACCTGCTGGAGGACATCGACGACGGCGTGATCCGCCTCGACGGCGAGGAGATCTCCGACCCCCGCATCGACCCGCGGTCGGTGCGGCAGCGGATCGGGATGGTCTTCCAGGCCTACAACCTGTTCCCGCACCTGTCGGTGCTCGACAACTGCACGCTCGCCCCGCAGCGGGTCCACGGCGTACCCCGCCGGGCGGCCGAGGAGCAGGCGCTCGCGCTGCTGGACCGCTTCGGGCTGGCCGACCAGGCCCGCAAGCACCCCGACCGGCTCTCCGGCGGCCAGCAGCAGCGCGTGGCTCTGGTCCGGGCGCTGTGCACCGGCCCGGAGCTGCTGCTGCTCGACGAGATCACCGCCGCCCTCGACCCGGAGCTGGTCGGCGAGGTGCTGGAGATCGTGCGCGCCGAGGCCGTCGCCGGCACCACGATGGTGGTCGCCACCCACGAGATGGGCTTCGCCCGCGAGGTCGCCACCACCGTCTGCTTCCTGCACCAGGGCCGGATCCTCGAGCAGGGCCCGCCCGAGCAGATCTTCACCGACCCGCGCGAGGAGCGGACCCGGCAGTTCCTGCGGCGGGTGCTCTGA
- a CDS encoding amino acid ABC transporter permease, protein MSGAWTPSPRELERQQVRRSMRRRSTLLATAAVVVVFGLLAAGVVSSPGWDRFTETFFAWEHAKASFPAILGGFWLNVRLFLICEVLILVVGLAVALARGSRSPLLAPVRLLAVVYVDLFRGVPTLLLVLMLGFGMPALQLQGMPNSGFFWAGVALVLSYGAYVAEVFRAGIDSIHPSQVNSASALALSRGQTLRFVVVPQAVRRVGPPLLNDFVSLQKDTSLVSAVAVFDAVFAARDYTAYNFNYTPYVVVSLFFVALTIPMARATDWLGRRALERERAGAL, encoded by the coding sequence GTGAGCGGGGCCTGGACGCCTAGCCCCCGGGAGCTCGAGCGCCAGCAGGTCCGGCGCTCGATGCGGCGCCGGTCCACGCTGCTCGCGACCGCGGCGGTCGTGGTGGTCTTCGGGCTGCTGGCCGCCGGGGTGGTCAGCTCCCCGGGCTGGGACCGGTTCACCGAGACGTTCTTCGCCTGGGAGCACGCCAAGGCGTCGTTCCCCGCCATCCTGGGCGGGTTCTGGCTCAACGTCCGGCTGTTCCTGATCTGCGAGGTGCTGATCCTCGTGGTCGGGCTGGCGGTCGCGCTCGCGCGCGGCAGCCGCAGCCCGCTGCTGGCGCCGGTGCGGCTGCTCGCCGTGGTCTACGTGGATCTGTTCCGCGGCGTGCCGACGCTGCTGCTGGTGCTGATGCTCGGCTTCGGGATGCCGGCCCTGCAGCTGCAGGGGATGCCGAACAGCGGCTTCTTCTGGGCCGGCGTGGCGCTGGTGCTCTCCTACGGCGCGTACGTCGCGGAGGTGTTCCGGGCCGGGATCGACTCCATCCACCCCTCGCAGGTCAACAGCGCCTCCGCGCTCGCGCTGAGCCGGGGCCAGACGCTGCGGTTCGTGGTGGTGCCGCAGGCCGTGCGCCGGGTCGGGCCACCGCTGCTCAACGACTTCGTGTCCCTGCAGAAGGACACCTCGCTGGTCTCCGCCGTCGCGGTCTTCGACGCGGTCTTCGCGGCGCGCGACTACACGGCGTACAACTTCAACTACACGCCGTACGTCGTGGTGTCGCTGTTCTTCGTGGCGCTGACGATCCCGATGGCCCGCGCGACCGACTGGCTGGGCCGGCGGGCCCTCGAGCGCGAGCGGGCGGGGGCGCTGTGA
- a CDS encoding ABC transporter substrate-binding protein, with protein sequence MRLRRTALAAPALLALAVTGCAPADEESDAADEKSPGSGETSQTAAECAESAAFRTEGRLSIGTDSPAYEPWFVDDDPTNGEGYESAVAYAVAERLGFAEDEVEWVTVPFNSVYKPGAKNFDFDINQISITPERAKVVDFSDGYYSAAQAVITLEGGVEVADIAALTDLKLGAQTGTTSLTAIRDVIKPATEPLVFEDTNAAKQALLNGQVDAILADLPTAFYISSVEIEGSAIVGQFQPETGEQEEFGMLFEKGSDLVPCVNAALAEMRDDGTLAEIEQEWLSDVVDVPELS encoded by the coding sequence ATGCGCCTGCGTCGTACCGCCCTCGCCGCCCCCGCCCTGCTCGCCCTCGCCGTGACGGGCTGCGCCCCCGCGGACGAGGAGTCGGACGCCGCCGACGAGAAGAGCCCGGGCTCCGGCGAGACGAGCCAGACCGCTGCCGAGTGCGCCGAGTCGGCGGCCTTCCGCACCGAGGGCCGGCTCAGCATCGGCACCGACTCCCCGGCGTACGAGCCGTGGTTCGTGGACGACGACCCGACCAACGGCGAGGGCTACGAGTCGGCGGTGGCGTACGCCGTGGCCGAGCGGCTCGGCTTCGCCGAGGACGAGGTCGAGTGGGTGACCGTCCCGTTCAACAGCGTCTACAAGCCCGGCGCGAAGAACTTCGACTTCGACATCAACCAGATCTCGATCACCCCCGAGCGCGCGAAGGTCGTGGACTTCTCCGACGGCTACTACTCCGCCGCGCAGGCCGTGATCACCCTCGAGGGCGGCGTGGAGGTCGCGGACATCGCCGCGCTCACCGACCTCAAGCTCGGCGCCCAGACCGGCACCACGTCGCTGACCGCGATCCGCGACGTCATCAAGCCGGCCACCGAGCCGCTGGTCTTCGAGGACACCAACGCCGCCAAGCAGGCGCTCCTCAACGGCCAGGTCGACGCGATCCTCGCCGACCTGCCCACGGCCTTCTACATCTCCTCGGTCGAGATCGAGGGCAGCGCGATCGTCGGGCAGTTCCAGCCGGAGACCGGCGAGCAGGAGGAGTTCGGGATGCTGTTCGAGAAGGGCAGCGACCTGGTCCCGTGCGTCAACGCCGCGCTGGCCGAGATGCGCGACGACGGCACCCTGGCCGAGATCGAGCAGGAGTGGCTCTCCGACGTCGTGGACGTGCCGGAGCTCTCGTGA